DNA sequence from the Candidatus Cloacimonadota bacterium genome:
CACAGAATGTTAATTTTGCCATTAAAGTTGATTATCTAAAAAATCTTATCTCAATGTTACCTGATGGAGAGGAGATTTTAAATAGAAAAAGCCAGATAAGTAATTTGCCTTTAGAAACTCAATTTGAGAAGATAAAACCATTTGTAGTTAATATTAAAGCATATTAAATATTTCTTTATTTCAATTTATTAAAAAATGAAACGGAATAAATTTTAAATTGATTTATTTTACACACCCCGCTTCCGATAAATCGGAACCACCCCTCTTTTTAGAGGGGATTTCATTAATTCTCCTCTTGAGAGGAGTCCCCGATTTATCGGGGGAGGTATGTTAACTTTAAAAGGAAAAATTTATTTTCTCACATAGGATAAAATTTATATGCAAACCATCAAAAATAAATTCATCGCAGTTGAAGTGGTCAATGATACAAACAACATAAATTTTGCAAAGTCCTTTAAACAATTTGACAAACTTCTAAATGAGATAAGAAAAGTGTCTCCATAATCAGGATTATGCAAAAAGAGACTTCAATAATTATTTTAGCTGCAGGAAAGGGAGTTCGCATGAAATCTGAACTTCCTAAGGTTGCATTCAAATTGGGTGGAATTTCACTTATTGAAAGAGTTGTTAGTACAGTTAAGCAACTTTCTTTTTCAAAAATTGTTGTAGTTGTCGGATATAAGAAAGCAATTGTAAAAAAGTGTCTTGCTGATTATGATAATATTATATTTGCTGACCAAGAAATTCAGAATGGTACTGGTCATGCAGTTATGGTAACTGAGAATTATTTTTCTAAATATGATGGAAATATTATAATAATTCCTGGAGATGTTCCATTGCTAAGTTTAGAAACTTTAGTAGAACTTAAAAATTTGCATAATTCTGAAAATGCTTCTGCTACTGTGTTAACGGCAGTTTTAGATAATCCTACTGACTATGGAAGAATTGTAAGAGATAATAATGGATTTGTAGAAAGAATTGTTGAATATAAAGATGCTAATGAAGAGGAAAGAAAAATTCGTGAAATCAATTCAGGAGTTTTCTGCTTTAAAGGTAGAAGTCTCTTTTCCGCTCTTTCACAGATTGACAATAATAATGCACAAAGGGAATTATATCTAACTGATACTTTAGAAATTCTAAGAAAAGATGGCAATAAGATTGCCGCAATGAAAGTTAAAGATTCAATGGAAGTTTTTGGTATTAATTCTCGCAAGCAACTTGATTATTTAGAAGATTATATTCAGGGAAAGAAGCCATAAATGGAAAACTTATATTCTCCCTGGCGGATTGATTATATTTTGCAGAAAAAAAGTGACAAATGCATCCTTTGCGAAAAGCCAAAGGCAAATGATGACAAGAATCTTTTGATACTTAAGCGAGGCGAATGCACTTATATCATAATGAATTTATATCCTTATAACAATGCACATCTGATGATTGTTCCTTATCGGCATATATCAAAACTTTCAGAATTAAGGGACAAAGAACTTCTTGAGATGTCAAAGATGATGCAACTATCAGAGAAAGTATTAAGTAAAGTTTATCGTCCTGATGGATTCAATATAGGTATGAATTTGGGAGAAGTTGCTGGTGCTGGCGTTGCAGACCATATTCATATTCATATTGTCCCACGATGGATAGGCGATACTAATTTTATATCAACAATAGGAAAAATTAGAGTAATGCCAGAACGAATGGAAGATACTTATAAAAAATTGAAATATGAGTTTAACAAAGAAGAAATATAGAATGTTTAAACATCTAAAACTCTTTCTGATTTTTTTTTTATTGTCATTATAGTGTATTTATGCATTACCATTTTTAGTTCCCTGGAAATTTCTAAAAATGATAAAGTAGAGACCTCAATTGAAAAATACGATATTTCTATCCAAGTTTTAAATGGTTGTGGAATGACCGGATTAGCCCGTGAAGTACGGAATAAACTTATTGATAAAGGTCTTAATGTGTTATCATTTGGGAATGCTGATAAATTTTGTTTTATAAGAACTGTTCTTATTATTCGCAGTATTAATCCACAGAAATTGGAAACTATTAAAAAAATTTTACCAATTAAAAATATCTATCGCCAGATTAAAGAAGATTCATTATATGATTTTATTATAATTGTTGGTAAAGATTATAAAGAGTATTTTGGTGAGCTGAAATAGATAATGGAAAAATATTCAACTAAGAATAAGTTAGATATAATCATTCAGTTAGCAAAAGAAAAAAAGGCAGAGGATTTAATCTCTTTGAATGTTGAAAATGTTAGTAGTTTGACAGATAGAATTATTATTTGTAGTGGGGATAGAACAATGCATACTCGTGCTATTGGAAAATATATTATTGAGGAAACCAAAAAAATGGATATGAAAATGCATCATCAGGAAGGAATACAAAACGGAACATGGATACTACTTGACTTTGGTGATGTTGTTATGCATATTTTTGATAGAAGTGCTCGGGAGTTTTATAAATTAGATGAACTTTGGAAAGAGTTGGCTAAAAAAGTTGAGCATAATTTATCTGAATACACATAGCTCAGTATACTGCAATCAATCCGTCTGGGCGCCTGTCTGGGCTTGGCCTAGCCAAGACTGGCCGAGACTGATAAAATTTCGCATTATCTTTAAAAAGCAGGATAAAATTTGAAAAAGGATAAAATATCAAAATTCAATTCACAAAATCTTTACCCTGTTAGATTTTTATTATTGTAATAATTGTAATTGTTGAAAGGAACGGAGATGATAAAAATAAATAAACTATATTATTTGATAATTATCTAACGGGGCAGGTAATTTAAAATGACTCAAAAATCAAATTTACCCTGTGAAATAACGGACAAGAAAAGTG
Encoded proteins:
- a CDS encoding sugar phosphate nucleotidyltransferase, which gives rise to MQKETSIIILAAGKGVRMKSELPKVAFKLGGISLIERVVSTVKQLSFSKIVVVVGYKKAIVKKCLADYDNIIFADQEIQNGTGHAVMVTENYFSKYDGNIIIIPGDVPLLSLETLVELKNLHNSENASATVLTAVLDNPTDYGRIVRDNNGFVERIVEYKDANEEERKIREINSGVFCFKGRSLFSALSQIDNNNAQRELYLTDTLEILRKDGNKIAAMKVKDSMEVFGINSRKQLDYLEDYIQGKKP
- a CDS encoding LytR C-terminal domain-containing protein, producing the protein MYLCITIFSSLEISKNDKVETSIEKYDISIQVLNGCGMTGLAREVRNKLIDKGLNVLSFGNADKFCFIRTVLIIRSINPQKLETIKKILPIKNIYRQIKEDSLYDFIIIVGKDYKEYFGELK
- the rsfS gene encoding ribosome silencing factor; the protein is MEKYSTKNKLDIIIQLAKEKKAEDLISLNVENVSSLTDRIIICSGDRTMHTRAIGKYIIEETKKMDMKMHHQEGIQNGTWILLDFGDVVMHIFDRSAREFYKLDELWKELAKKVEHNLSEYT
- a CDS encoding HIT domain-containing protein, which translates into the protein MENLYSPWRIDYILQKKSDKCILCEKPKANDDKNLLILKRGECTYIIMNLYPYNNAHLMIVPYRHISKLSELRDKELLEMSKMMQLSEKVLSKVYRPDGFNIGMNLGEVAGAGVADHIHIHIVPRWIGDTNFISTIGKIRVMPERMEDTYKKLKYEFNKEEI